In Streptomyces ambofaciens ATCC 23877, a single genomic region encodes these proteins:
- a CDS encoding L-aspartate oxidase, protein MTSTGIRLHAPAPGWAIAADVVVVGSGVAGLTAALRCEAAGLRTVVVTKARLDDGSTRWAQGGIAAALGEGDTPEQHLDDTLVAGAGLCDEEAVRTLVTEGPDAVRRLIATGAHFDESTEGGLALTREGGHHRRRIAHAGGDATGAEISRALVEAVRARGMRTIENALVLDLLTDAGGRTAGVTLHVMGEGQHDGVGAVHAPAVVLATGGMGQVFSATTNPSVSTGDGVALALRAGAEVSDLEFVQFHPTVLFLGPDAEGQQPLVSEAVRGEGAHLVDADGVRFMLGQHELAELAPRDIVAKGIMRRMQERGTEHMYLDARHFGAAMWEHRFPTILAACRAHGIDPVTEPIPVAPAAHYASGGVRTDAHGRTTVAGLYACGEVACTGVHGANRLASNSLLEGLVYAERIAADIAASHAADTLPAPAPAPLPQPAHPAHPLLPPEARLTVQRIMTGGAGVLRSADSLARAADQLHHLHTEAREALYENGKTSEPGVDTWEATNLLCVARVLVAAAQRREETRGCHWREDHADRDDTTWRRHIVVRLNPDRTLAVHTTETADFPPTTDSPQSPQRPQEQ, encoded by the coding sequence GTGACCAGCACAGGCATACGTCTGCACGCCCCCGCGCCCGGCTGGGCCATCGCCGCGGACGTGGTGGTCGTAGGCTCCGGCGTCGCCGGACTCACCGCGGCCCTGCGCTGCGAGGCCGCGGGGCTGCGGACGGTCGTCGTCACCAAGGCCCGCCTCGACGACGGTTCCACCCGGTGGGCGCAGGGCGGTATCGCGGCGGCCCTCGGCGAGGGCGACACTCCGGAGCAGCACCTGGACGACACCCTGGTGGCCGGCGCGGGCCTGTGCGACGAGGAGGCGGTCCGCACCCTGGTCACCGAGGGCCCGGACGCCGTACGCCGCCTCATCGCCACCGGCGCGCACTTCGACGAGTCCACCGAGGGCGGGCTGGCCCTCACCCGGGAGGGCGGCCACCACCGCCGCCGCATCGCCCACGCCGGCGGTGACGCCACGGGCGCGGAGATCTCCCGCGCCCTGGTCGAGGCGGTACGCGCGCGAGGGATGCGCACGATCGAGAACGCCCTCGTCCTGGACCTCCTCACGGACGCCGGGGGCCGCACCGCCGGCGTCACCCTGCACGTCATGGGCGAGGGCCAGCACGACGGCGTCGGGGCGGTCCACGCCCCCGCGGTGGTCCTCGCCACCGGCGGCATGGGCCAGGTCTTCTCGGCGACGACGAACCCGTCCGTCTCCACGGGCGACGGCGTCGCGCTCGCCCTCCGCGCGGGCGCCGAGGTGAGCGACCTCGAGTTCGTCCAGTTCCACCCCACGGTCCTCTTCCTCGGCCCGGACGCCGAGGGCCAGCAGCCCCTGGTGTCCGAGGCGGTGCGCGGCGAGGGCGCCCACCTGGTGGACGCGGACGGCGTGCGCTTCATGCTCGGACAGCACGAGCTGGCCGAACTGGCCCCCCGCGACATCGTCGCCAAGGGCATCATGCGCCGCATGCAGGAGCGGGGCACCGAGCACATGTACCTGGACGCGCGCCACTTCGGGGCGGCGATGTGGGAGCACCGCTTCCCGACGATCCTCGCCGCCTGCCGCGCCCACGGCATCGACCCGGTCACCGAGCCGATCCCGGTCGCCCCCGCCGCCCACTACGCCTCCGGCGGAGTCCGCACCGACGCCCACGGCCGTACGACGGTCGCCGGCCTCTACGCCTGCGGCGAGGTCGCCTGCACCGGCGTGCACGGCGCCAACCGCCTGGCCTCCAACTCCCTCCTGGAGGGCCTGGTCTACGCCGAACGCATCGCCGCCGACATCGCGGCGAGCCACGCGGCCGACACGCTCCCCGCGCCCGCGCCCGCCCCCCTCCCGCAGCCGGCCCACCCGGCGCACCCGCTGCTCCCGCCCGAGGCCCGCCTCACCGTCCAGCGGATCATGACCGGGGGCGCGGGCGTCCTGCGCTCGGCCGACTCCCTCGCGCGCGCGGCCGACCAGCTGCACCACCTCCACACCGAGGCCCGCGAAGCCCTGTACGAGAACGGCAAGACGTCCGAGCCGGGCGTCGACACCTGGGAGGCCACCAACCTCCTGTGCGTCGCCCGCGTCCTGGTGGCCGCCGCGCAGCGACGCGAGGAGACCCGCGGCTGCCACTGGCGCGAGGACCACGCGGACCGCGACGACACGACGTGGCGCCGCCACATCGTCGTACGCCTGAACCCGGACCGGACCCTCGCCGTGCACACCACGGAGACCGCAGACTTCCCCCCGACCACCGACAGCCCCCAGTCCCCGCAGCGTCCCCAGGAGCAGTGA
- the nadC gene encoding carboxylating nicotinate-nucleotide diphosphorylase produces the protein MNTPDLPLASGGGCGDGCACGADTDEETYMECGLDPALAALLLDSGLDPVEVEDIANIAVQEDLAGGVDVTTVATIPEDAVATADFTAREAGVVAGLRVAEAVLSVVCTDEFEVERHLEDGDRVEAGQKLLSVTTRTRDILTAERSALNLLCRLSGIATATRAWTDVLEGTKARVRDTRKTTPGLRSLEKFAVRCGGGVNHRMSLSDAALVKDNHVVAAGGVAQAFQTVRESFPDLPIEVEVDTLHQLREVVDAGADLILLDNFTPDECEEAVALVAGRAALEASGRLTVGNAKAYAATGVDYLAVGALTHSSPILDIGLDLRAAE, from the coding sequence GTGAACACCCCCGACCTTCCCCTCGCCTCCGGCGGAGGCTGCGGCGACGGCTGCGCCTGCGGCGCGGACACCGACGAAGAGACCTACATGGAGTGCGGCCTCGATCCCGCACTCGCGGCACTTCTCCTCGACTCGGGTCTCGACCCGGTGGAGGTCGAGGACATCGCGAACATCGCCGTCCAGGAGGACCTGGCGGGCGGCGTCGACGTGACGACGGTCGCGACCATCCCCGAGGACGCCGTGGCCACCGCCGACTTCACCGCGCGGGAGGCCGGCGTCGTGGCGGGCCTCAGGGTCGCCGAGGCGGTCCTGTCGGTCGTCTGCACGGACGAGTTCGAGGTGGAACGCCACCTGGAGGACGGCGACCGCGTCGAAGCGGGCCAGAAGCTCCTCTCGGTCACCACCCGCACCCGCGACATCCTCACCGCCGAACGCAGCGCGCTGAACCTGCTGTGCCGCCTGTCGGGCATCGCGACGGCCACGCGCGCGTGGACGGACGTTCTGGAGGGCACCAAGGCCCGGGTCCGGGACACCCGCAAGACCACCCCCGGCCTGCGCAGCCTCGAGAAGTTCGCGGTCCGCTGCGGCGGCGGCGTCAACCACCGCATGTCCCTCTCGGACGCGGCCCTGGTCAAGGACAACCACGTGGTGGCCGCGGGCGGCGTCGCGCAGGCCTTCCAGACGGTCCGCGAGAGCTTCCCCGACCTCCCCATCGAGGTCGAGGTCGACACCCTGCACCAGCTCCGCGAGGTCGTGGACGCGGGCGCCGACCTGATCCTCCTGGACAACTTCACCCCGGACGAGTGCGAGGAAGCCGTCGCCCTGGTCGCCGGCCGGGCCGCCCTGGAGGCCTCGGGCCGCCTGACCGTCGGCAACGCCAAGGCGTACGCGGCCACGGGAGTCGACTACCTGGCCGTGGGCGCCCTCACCCACAGCTCCCCGATCCTGGACATCGGCCTGGACCTGCGAGCGGCGGAGTAG
- a CDS encoding type III pantothenate kinase — protein sequence MLLTIDVGNTHTVLGLFDGEDIVEHWRISTDSRRTADELAVLLQGLMGMHPLLGDELGDGIDGIAICATVPSVLHELREVTRRYYGDVPAVLVEPGVKTGVPILTDHPKEVGADRIINAVAAVELYGGPAIVVDFGTATTFDAVSARGEYVGGVIAPGIEISVEALGVKGAQLRKIEVARPRSVIGKNTVEAMQSGIVYGFAGQVDGVVNRMARELATDPDDVTVIATGGLAPMVLGESSVIDEHEPWLTLMGLRLVYERNVSRM from the coding sequence ATGCTGCTGACGATCGACGTAGGCAACACCCACACCGTCCTCGGCCTCTTCGACGGCGAGGACATCGTCGAGCACTGGCGCATCTCGACGGACTCGCGCCGCACGGCCGACGAACTGGCCGTCCTCCTCCAGGGCCTGATGGGCATGCACCCGCTCCTCGGCGACGAACTGGGCGACGGCATCGACGGCATCGCCATCTGCGCGACGGTCCCCTCGGTCCTGCACGAACTCCGCGAGGTCACCCGCCGCTACTACGGCGACGTCCCCGCGGTCCTCGTCGAACCGGGCGTCAAGACGGGCGTCCCGATCCTCACCGACCACCCCAAGGAGGTCGGCGCCGACCGCATCATCAACGCGGTCGCGGCCGTCGAGCTCTACGGCGGCCCGGCGATCGTCGTGGACTTCGGCACCGCGACGACGTTCGACGCGGTCAGCGCGCGCGGGGAGTACGTCGGCGGGGTCATCGCCCCCGGCATCGAGATCTCGGTCGAGGCGCTCGGCGTCAAGGGCGCCCAGCTCCGCAAGATCGAGGTGGCCCGCCCGCGCAGCGTGATCGGCAAGAACACGGTCGAGGCGATGCAGTCCGGGATCGTCTACGGCTTCGCCGGCCAGGTCGACGGCGTCGTCAACCGCATGGCCCGCGAACTGGCCACCGACCCCGACGACGTCACGGTCATCGCGACGGGCGGGCTCGCACCGATGGTCCTGGGCGAGTCCTCGGTCATCGACGAACACGAACCGTGGCTGACCCTGATGGGCCTCCGCCTGGTCTACGAACGAAACGTCTCCCGCATGTAG
- a CDS encoding IS110-like element ISSam1 family transposase, giving the protein MISIDGVGVFLGLDVGKQTHHGHGLTPAGKKVFDKQLPNSEPKLRAVFDKLTAKFGTVLVIVDQPASIGALPLTVARDAGCQVAYLPGLAMRRIADLYPGEAKTDAKDAAVIADAARTMPHTLRTLDLTDEVTAELTMLVGFDQDLAGEANRTSNRIRGLLTQFHPSLERVLGPRLDHPAVTWLLERYGSPQALRKAGRRKLVEVVRPRAPRMAERLVDDTFTALDEQTVVVPGTGTLDVIVPSLAKSLAAVHEQRRALETRIEALLEAHPLSQVLTSMPGIGVRTAAVLLATVGDGSSFPTAAHLASYAGLAPVTRQSGTSIHGEHAPRGGNRQLKRAMFLSAFAALHDPASRTYYDRCRARGKTHTQALLRLARHRISVLFALLRDGTFYEPRSPRLA; this is encoded by the coding sequence GTGATCAGCATCGACGGGGTGGGCGTCTTCCTGGGCCTGGACGTCGGCAAGCAGACGCATCACGGCCACGGCCTGACCCCGGCCGGGAAGAAGGTGTTCGACAAGCAGCTGCCGAACAGCGAACCGAAGCTGCGGGCTGTCTTCGACAAGCTCACGGCCAAGTTCGGCACCGTCCTGGTGATCGTGGACCAGCCCGCCTCCATCGGCGCCCTCCCACTGACCGTCGCCCGGGACGCCGGCTGCCAGGTCGCCTACCTGCCCGGACTGGCGATGCGCCGGATCGCCGACCTCTACCCGGGCGAGGCCAAGACCGACGCGAAGGACGCCGCGGTCATTGCGGACGCTGCCCGCACCATGCCCCACACCCTGCGCACCCTCGACCTGACCGATGAGGTCACCGCGGAGCTGACCATGCTGGTCGGCTTCGACCAGGACCTCGCAGGCGAGGCCAACCGCACCTCCAACCGCATCCGCGGCCTGCTCACCCAGTTCCACCCCAGCCTGGAGCGCGTCCTCGGCCCGCGCCTGGACCATCCGGCAGTGACCTGGCTCCTCGAGCGTTACGGATCCCCGCAAGCACTCCGCAAAGCGGGCCGCCGCAAGCTGGTCGAGGTCGTCCGCCCGAGAGCCCCGCGCATGGCCGAGCGGCTGGTCGACGACACCTTCACCGCACTCGACGAGCAGACCGTCGTCGTCCCGGGCACCGGCACCCTCGACGTGATCGTCCCGTCGCTGGCGAAGTCGCTGGCCGCCGTTCACGAACAACGCCGGGCCCTGGAAACGCGGATTGAGGCACTGCTGGAGGCCCACCCTCTTTCCCAGGTCCTGACCTCGATGCCCGGCATCGGCGTCAGGACCGCCGCAGTCCTCCTGGCCACCGTCGGCGACGGCAGCAGCTTTCCCACCGCCGCCCACCTGGCCTCCTACGCCGGCCTCGCCCCGGTAACCCGGCAGTCCGGCACGTCGATCCACGGCGAGCACGCCCCCAGAGGCGGCAACCGGCAGCTGAAACGAGCGATGTTCCTCTCCGCGTTCGCAGCCCTCCACGACCCCGCCTCCCGCACCTACTACGACCGCTGCCGAGCCCGCGGCAAAACCCACACCCAGGCCCTCCTCCGCCTCGCCCGCCATCGCATCAGCGTCCTGTTCGCCCTGCTCCGCGACGGAACCTTCTACGAGCCGAGGAGCCCTCGACTCGCTTGA
- a CDS encoding BlaI/MecI/CopY family transcriptional regulator has protein sequence MGELEDAVMTRVWKWNRPVTVREVLEDLQQERSIAYTTVMTVLDNLHQKGWVRRESEGRAYRYEAVSTRAAYAAALMNDAWSQSDNPAAALIAFFGMMSEEQRQALGDAIRIVQGPETPAPNPGSVPDAGER, from the coding sequence TTGGGAGAACTCGAAGACGCGGTCATGACGAGGGTGTGGAAGTGGAACCGCCCCGTGACCGTTCGAGAAGTCCTGGAAGACCTGCAACAGGAACGGTCCATCGCGTACACCACGGTGATGACCGTTTTGGACAATCTCCATCAGAAGGGCTGGGTGCGACGAGAGTCGGAAGGCCGGGCCTATCGATATGAGGCGGTCTCCACCCGCGCCGCCTACGCCGCCGCGCTGATGAACGACGCATGGTCCCAGAGCGACAACCCCGCCGCCGCCCTCATCGCCTTCTTCGGCATGATGAGCGAGGAACAGCGCCAGGCTCTCGGAGACGCGATCCGCATCGTGCAGGGACCGGAAACCCCCGCACCCAACCCCGGCTCCGTACCGGACGCGGGCGAGCGATAG
- a CDS encoding amino-acid N-acetyltransferase — MSNAISVRRARTSDVPDVRRLLDAYVRDRILLDKAMVTLYESIQEFWVAERDDNAEVVGCGALHVMWEDLAEVRTLAVKPGLKGVGVGHRLLEKLLDTARWLGVRRVFCLTFEVDFFAKHGFVEIGETPVDTDVYAELLRSYDEGVAEFLGLERVKPNTLGNSRMLLHL, encoded by the coding sequence ATGTCAAATGCCATCAGCGTCCGACGGGCCCGCACCAGCGATGTCCCGGACGTGCGCCGGCTCCTCGACGCGTACGTCCGTGACCGCATCCTGCTCGACAAAGCGATGGTGACGCTTTACGAGAGCATCCAGGAGTTCTGGGTCGCGGAACGGGACGACAACGCCGAGGTGGTCGGCTGCGGCGCCCTGCACGTGATGTGGGAAGACCTCGCGGAAGTACGGACGCTCGCGGTGAAGCCCGGCCTGAAGGGTGTCGGCGTCGGGCACCGGCTGCTGGAGAAGTTGCTGGACACGGCTCGTTGGCTCGGTGTTCGTCGCGTTTTCTGCCTCACCTTCGAAGTGGACTTCTTCGCCAAGCACGGCTTCGTGGAGATCGGGGAGACTCCCGTCGACACCGATGTCTACGCGGAGCTGCTGCGTTCCTATGACGAGGGCGTAGCGGAGTTCCTCGGTCTCGAACGAGTGAAACCGAACACCTTGGGCAACAGCCGGATGCTTCTGCATCTGTGA
- a CDS encoding histone-like nucleoid-structuring protein Lsr2, giving the protein MAQKVQVLLVDDLDGGEADETVTFALDGKTYEIDLTTANADKLRGLLDPYVKGGRRTGGRASGGRGKARASAGGSQDTAAIRAWAKENGYDVNDRGRVPAMIREAYEKANG; this is encoded by the coding sequence GTGGCACAGAAGGTTCAGGTCCTTCTTGTCGACGACCTCGACGGTGGCGAGGCAGACGAGACCGTGACGTTCGCGCTGGACGGCAAGACGTACGAGATCGATCTCACCACCGCCAATGCGGACAAGCTCCGTGGACTTCTCGACCCGTACGTGAAGGGTGGTCGTCGCACCGGGGGCCGCGCCTCGGGCGGACGCGGCAAGGCGCGCGCCTCCGCCGGCGGCAGCCAGGACACCGCGGCGATCCGCGCCTGGGCCAAGGAGAACGGCTACGACGTCAACGACCGCGGTCGTGTCCCCGCGATGATCCGCGAGGCGTACGAGAAGGCCAACGGCTGA
- a CDS encoding SCO3374 family protein encodes MVGAPLPVPPAFPAPSVPAVPFPRRPLAPGGARECLRWYECVLGWPTTPGPPVRLRTGVRFDVLEVPAEAGHAALDRFGSAAHGPGFPVAVHGERMLLLVAAGSAEEMPGLLEWLDWGSLPLGLTAVGAGGVIDAPLPVGSASTGPPPRPPGRDGLRGAAVWLRPPEPGCEVEASLPTLSAMGGTGTAPDLARLVHTLATQCHRIRLAPSSRFARPSRATR; translated from the coding sequence ATGGTTGGCGCCCCGCTCCCGGTCCCTCCGGCCTTTCCGGCCCCTTCGGTCCCCGCGGTGCCGTTCCCCCGCCGACCGCTCGCGCCGGGCGGTGCCCGGGAGTGCCTGCGGTGGTACGAGTGCGTGCTCGGCTGGCCGACGACGCCCGGCCCTCCGGTGCGGCTCCGCACCGGCGTCCGCTTCGACGTCCTGGAGGTCCCGGCCGAGGCCGGGCACGCGGCACTGGACCGGTTCGGCTCGGCCGCGCACGGACCGGGCTTCCCCGTGGCCGTTCACGGCGAGCGGATGCTGCTGCTCGTGGCGGCGGGCAGCGCGGAGGAGATGCCGGGGCTGCTGGAGTGGCTGGACTGGGGCTCGCTGCCGCTCGGCCTCACGGCGGTCGGCGCGGGCGGCGTCATCGACGCACCCCTGCCCGTCGGATCCGCATCGACCGGTCCGCCGCCGCGTCCCCCGGGTCGCGACGGGCTGCGGGGGGCCGCCGTCTGGTTGCGGCCCCCGGAGCCGGGGTGCGAGGTCGAGGCCTCGCTGCCGACGCTGTCGGCCATGGGGGGCACGGGCACCGCCCCCGATCTCGCACGGCTGGTCCACACCCTGGCGACCCAGTGCCACCGGATCCGGCTCGCCCCGTCCTCCCGGTTCGCGCGTCCCTCCCGGGCGACGCGCTGA
- a CDS encoding ATP-dependent Clp protease ATP-binding subunit, with protein MFERFTDRARRVVVLAQEEARMLNHNYIGTEHILLGLIHEGEGVAAKALESLGISLEAVRQQVEEIIGQGQQAPSGHIPFTPRAKKVLELSLREALQLGHNYIGTEHILLGLIREGEGVAAQVLVKLGADLNRVRQQVIQLLSGYQGKETATAGGPAEGTPSTSLVLDQFGRNLTQAARESKLDPVIGREKEIERVMQVLSRRTKNNPVLIGEPGVGKTAVVEGLAQAIVKGEVPETLKDKHLYTLDLGALVAGSRYRGDFEERLKKVLKEIRTRGDIILFIDELHTLVGAGAAEGAIDAASILKPMLARGELQTIGATTLDEYRKHLEKDAALERRFQPIQVAEPSLPHTIEILKGLRDRYEAHHRVSITDEALVQAATLADRYISDRFLPDKAIDLIDEAGSRMRIRRMTAPPDLREFDEKIAGVRRDKESAIDSQDFEKAASLRDKEKQLLAAKAKREKEWKAGDMDVVAEVDGELIAEVLATATGIPVFKLTEEESSRLLRMEDELHKRVIGQVDAVKALSKAIRRTRAGLKDPKRPGGSFIFAGPSGVGKTELSKALAEFLFGDEDALISLDMSEFSEKHTVSRLFGSPPGYVGYEEGGQLTEKVRRKPFSVVLFDEVEKAHPDIFNSLLQILEDGRLTDSQGRVVDFKNTVIIMTTNLGTRDISKGFNLGFAAAGDTKTNYERMKNKVQDELKQHFRPEFLNRVDDVVVFPQLSQADILRIVDLMIDKVDERLKDRDMGIELSQSAKELLSKKGYDPVLGARPLRRTIQREVEDTLSEKILFGELRPGHIVVVDTEGEGETQTFTFRGEEKSALPDVPPIEQAAGGAGPNLSKEA; from the coding sequence ATGTTCGAGAGGTTCACCGACCGCGCGCGGCGGGTTGTCGTCCTGGCTCAGGAAGAAGCCCGGATGCTCAACCACAACTACATCGGCACCGAGCACATCCTCCTGGGCCTGATCCACGAGGGTGAGGGTGTCGCCGCCAAGGCCCTTGAGAGCCTCGGGATTTCGCTCGAGGCGGTCCGCCAGCAGGTGGAGGAGATCATCGGGCAGGGCCAGCAGGCCCCGTCGGGTCACATCCCCTTCACCCCCCGTGCCAAGAAGGTCCTGGAGCTGTCGCTCCGCGAGGCCCTCCAGCTCGGTCACAACTACATCGGCACGGAGCACATCCTGCTCGGCCTGATCCGTGAGGGCGAGGGCGTCGCCGCCCAGGTCCTGGTCAAGCTGGGTGCCGATCTCAACCGGGTGCGGCAGCAGGTCATCCAGCTGCTCTCCGGTTACCAGGGCAAGGAGACCGCCACCGCCGGTGGTCCTGCCGAGGGCACGCCCTCCACGTCCCTGGTCCTCGACCAGTTCGGCCGGAACCTCACCCAGGCCGCTCGCGAGTCCAAGCTCGACCCGGTCATCGGGCGCGAGAAGGAGATCGAGCGGGTCATGCAGGTGCTGTCCCGCCGCACCAAGAACAACCCGGTCCTGATCGGTGAGCCCGGCGTCGGCAAGACCGCCGTCGTCGAGGGCCTCGCGCAGGCCATCGTCAAGGGCGAGGTGCCCGAGACCCTCAAGGACAAGCACCTCTACACCCTGGACCTCGGCGCGCTGGTCGCCGGCTCCCGCTACCGCGGTGACTTCGAGGAGCGCCTGAAGAAGGTGCTCAAGGAGATCCGCACCCGCGGCGACATCATCCTGTTCATCGACGAGCTGCACACGCTGGTCGGTGCGGGTGCCGCCGAGGGCGCCATCGACGCCGCGAGCATCCTCAAGCCGATGCTGGCCCGCGGTGAGCTCCAGACCATCGGTGCCACCACCCTGGACGAGTACCGCAAGCACCTGGAGAAGGACGCGGCCCTCGAGCGCCGCTTCCAGCCGATCCAGGTCGCGGAGCCGTCGCTGCCGCACACGATCGAGATCCTCAAGGGTCTGCGTGACCGGTACGAGGCCCACCACCGCGTCTCCATCACGGACGAGGCCCTGGTCCAGGCGGCGACGCTCGCCGACCGCTACATCTCGGACCGCTTCCTGCCGGACAAGGCGATCGACCTGATCGACGAGGCCGGCTCCCGGATGCGCATCCGCCGGATGACCGCGCCGCCGGACCTGCGCGAGTTCGACGAGAAGATCGCCGGTGTCCGCCGCGACAAGGAGTCCGCGATCGACTCGCAGGACTTCGAGAAGGCCGCCTCCCTCCGCGACAAGGAGAAGCAGCTCCTGGCCGCCAAGGCCAAGCGGGAGAAGGAGTGGAAGGCCGGCGACATGGACGTCGTGGCCGAGGTCGACGGCGAGCTGATCGCCGAGGTCCTCGCGACCGCCACCGGCATCCCGGTCTTCAAGCTCACGGAGGAGGAGTCCTCCCGCCTGCTGCGCATGGAGGACGAGCTCCACAAGCGGGTCATCGGCCAGGTCGACGCCGTCAAGGCGCTGTCCAAGGCGATCCGCCGTACCCGTGCCGGCCTGAAGGACCCGAAGCGCCCCGGCGGCTCGTTCATCTTCGCCGGTCCGTCCGGTGTCGGTAAGACCGAGCTGTCCAAGGCGCTCGCCGAGTTCCTCTTCGGCGACGAGGACGCGCTGATCTCCCTCGACATGTCGGAGTTCAGCGAGAAGCACACGGTCTCGCGTCTCTTCGGTTCGCCCCCCGGCTACGTGGGCTACGAAGAGGGCGGCCAGCTGACCGAGAAGGTCCGTCGCAAGCCGTTCTCCGTCGTCCTCTTCGACGAGGTCGAGAAGGCCCACCCGGACATCTTCAACTCGCTGCTGCAGATCCTGGAGGACGGTCGCCTGACCGACTCCCAGGGCCGGGTCGTGGACTTCAAGAACACGGTCATCATCATGACGACCAACCTCGGCACCCGGGACATCTCCAAGGGCTTCAACCTCGGCTTCGCCGCCGCGGGCGACACGAAGACCAACTACGAGCGCATGAAGAACAAGGTCCAGGACGAGCTCAAGCAGCACTTCCGGCCCGAGTTCCTCAACCGCGTCGACGACGTGGTCGTCTTCCCGCAGCTCAGCCAGGCCGACATCCTGCGGATCGTCGACCTGATGATCGACAAGGTCGACGAGCGCCTCAAGGACCGGGACATGGGCATCGAGCTCTCCCAGTCCGCCAAGGAGCTGCTGTCCAAGAAGGGCTACGACCCGGTGCTGGGCGCGCGTCCGCTGCGTCGCACCATCCAGCGCGAGGTCGAGGACACGCTGTCGGAGAAGATCCTCTTCGGCGAGCTGCGTCCCGGTCACATCGTGGTCGTGGACACCGAGGGCGAGGGCGAGACCCAGACCTTCACCTTCCGCGGTGAGGAGAAGTCGGCACTGCCCGACGTCCCGCCGATCGAGCAGGCGGCCGGCGGCGCCGGTCCGAACCTGAGCAAGGAGGCGTAG